The following coding sequences lie in one Frigoribacterium sp. SL97 genomic window:
- the map gene encoding type I methionyl aminopeptidase gives MAFRRSGIYKTADELRRLIAPGILTAASLDAVQSAVRPGVSTLELDAVAEAVIRDGGGEPNFMLVPGYRHTVCASVGDEVVHGIPGSRVLAAGDLVSVDSGAQLDGWNGDSARSFVLDDADRPDVVAERRRLNEVTEQSLWHGIAALASASHLNEVGGAIEDYIDGQGDFGIIEDYTGHGIGRSMHEDPPVFNYRVRGRGPAVRPGLVIAIEPMVTSGGIDTVTHDDGWTVSTRDGSMAAHWEHSIAVHDGGIWVLTAQDGGAAGLSPLGVTPVPIA, from the coding sequence GTGGCGTTCCGCCGCTCCGGCATCTACAAGACGGCCGACGAACTCCGACGTCTGATCGCGCCGGGGATCTTGACGGCCGCGTCGCTCGACGCCGTCCAGTCCGCCGTTCGTCCCGGCGTGTCCACGCTCGAACTCGACGCCGTCGCCGAAGCGGTCATCCGAGACGGTGGGGGAGAACCCAACTTCATGTTGGTGCCCGGCTACCGTCACACGGTGTGTGCGTCGGTCGGTGACGAGGTCGTGCACGGCATCCCCGGTTCGCGCGTGCTGGCGGCGGGGGACCTCGTCTCCGTCGACAGCGGAGCGCAACTCGACGGCTGGAACGGCGACAGCGCACGGAGCTTCGTCCTGGACGATGCCGACCGCCCTGACGTGGTGGCCGAGCGTCGTCGGTTGAACGAGGTCACCGAGCAGTCCCTCTGGCACGGCATCGCCGCGCTGGCGTCGGCCTCGCACCTCAACGAGGTGGGGGGCGCCATCGAGGACTACATCGACGGGCAGGGCGACTTCGGCATCATCGAGGACTACACCGGCCACGGCATCGGTCGTTCGATGCACGAGGACCCGCCGGTGTTCAACTACCGCGTCCGCGGACGTGGCCCCGCCGTCCGGCCCGGCCTCGTGATCGCCATCGAGCCCATGGTCACGTCGGGCGGAATCGACACCGTGACCCACGACGACGGGTGGACCGTCAGCACGCGCGACGGCTCGATGGCCGCGCACTGGGAGCACTCGATCGCGGTGCACGACGGCGGCATCTGGGTGCTCACGGCACAGGACGGCGGCGCCGCGGGTCTGTCTCCGCTGGGAGTGACACCCGTCCCGATCGCCTGA
- a CDS encoding adenylate kinase, whose amino-acid sequence MSAAETRLSPRLLIVGPPGAGKGTQAVAIAESLGIPAISTGDIFRANVKNETELGLKVKAILDAGDYVPDSLTNELISDRLSQADASEGFLLDGYPRTLQQVEFLDEHLAAQGQSLTTVVQLVAERDEIVERLRRRAVDQGRSDDTEDAIRHRQDVYLRETAPLIDTYRDRGILVEVDGLGGIDEVAGRIESALAARGFTSVASAS is encoded by the coding sequence ATGAGCGCCGCTGAGACCCGACTCAGCCCGCGCCTCCTCATCGTCGGTCCCCCCGGGGCCGGCAAGGGCACCCAGGCGGTCGCGATCGCCGAGTCGTTGGGCATCCCCGCGATCTCGACCGGCGACATCTTCCGCGCCAACGTCAAGAACGAGACCGAGCTCGGTCTCAAGGTCAAGGCGATCCTCGACGCGGGCGACTACGTACCGGACAGCCTCACCAACGAGCTCATCTCCGACCGGCTGTCGCAGGCCGATGCGAGCGAGGGCTTCCTCCTCGACGGGTACCCACGCACGCTGCAGCAGGTCGAATTCCTCGACGAGCACCTCGCCGCGCAAGGGCAGTCCTTGACCACCGTCGTCCAGCTGGTCGCCGAGCGGGACGAGATCGTCGAGCGACTGCGCCGGCGTGCCGTCGACCAGGGGCGTTCCGACGACACCGAGGACGCCATCCGCCACCGCCAGGACGTCTACCTCCGCGAGACCGCACCCCTGATCGACACGTACCGAGATCGAGGCATCCTCGTCGAGGTCGACGGTCTGGGCGGCATCGACGAGGTCGCCGGGCGCATCGAGTCGGCCTTGGCCGCTCGCGGTTTCACGTCCGTCGCCTCGGCTTCCTGA